A region of the Denticeps clupeoides chromosome 12, fDenClu1.1, whole genome shotgun sequence genome:
GACAGAGCCATATTTaatattcagtaaaaaaaaaagaagtaaggTTTCGTTTTAAGTCCCATTTTTCCCATCCTCAGAGTTAAATGTCTTTTGTGGTGTCTCTCAGTCTAGTGAACGGTCATTCGGATCTGAGCCGGACGCTGATGAAACTGCAGCACCTGGAGGCACTTTGGATGAAGGGCTGGAGCAGCGTGTCCagcacactgctccacagggtTTGCACCCAGCCGAGGTTCAGGAGGGTGATCTTCACACATGGAGTaaaaaacctgcagaaacagtcagatttttttataacaCGTCCTGTTGCCTTCAAGAACCATCTTTAGTCATGTTGCTGTCTCGTTGTCCAGTTGGCAAGTATcaggaaaaatacattttacaactGTCTAATCAGCTTTGTATATCTGTGAAGGATTTCTCCTGCAGAAGAATGATCTCTTTATTTAGTCAACTTTATCAAATGAATTTCTGAACATATTGGGCTGACAGTGGACCTTGCTTACCAGATGTGGAAGCAACTGAAAATGCCGAACAGGATTCCCGCCACCAGGGACACGGGTACAGCCAGCAGCACGGTGATGACGCGGTAGAACCACAACCTCGACACCTCAAATAGGGCGTGGCTCCAAATCCATATCCGGTCGCCACTGCGCACCGAGCCCGGCTCGGCTATCACATCCTCAAAGCTCACCTAAGGCCACACAGTAAGCCACATTTCATTGCAACAATGCTGAAGCAAAAACGTTTAAAGCCCCAAACGGCTTTAAAAGATTCAAAATTAAAGAAAAGATTCCTGCATATCTGGGAAGTTCCCACTCTGCAGCAGACAGGACCTACCAAAGAAGTCCATGGAAGGACAAATGGTGAATGTCTCGCTAATGTACGTGGGGAGATGATTTGAGCCAGTGTCAAGATTTGGACGAGGTTTTGCTGGAGAACATTTGGTCCTTTGCGCATGTGGATGTTAGTTTGGCACGTACCACCTGCTTAAACACTGTTGCTCTCCAAGTAGCCCCATTCTTCGGAATGTCCTTCCCTGATCGCCGTGTCCATTTTGCACTCTGCCACACTTCAAAAATGTTTTGAGGAGCACAACCACAAATTGGTGTCCAAATTCTCTAGCTATTAATGGAATGGATTGATCTGTGGCATGTTCTGGAAAATTAGTTGTGGCACCACCTTGCAACTTATAGGACTTATAGGATCTGCCACAGATACCACAGCAAACCCTCATGTGCTCAATAGTGGAATGGAAGTCATAAAGATGTGGCTGATCGGTGTACAAGTGCAAAGTAAGCAGTCGATAAATATAGTTGAAATATAGATGGATCTGTGAATAAATATGCTATTTGCAAATGCACAGACATATAGTATAGGGTATACACATGTATGTACAAAATATATCAACAGATGAAACACATTTTaccttcattttatattttttaacatttatttcagagaagtaaaaggattttattgaaaaaatgttTATGATTAAGTGGTTTTAAGCAACATAGAAATATAATGTACATGTAACCATTtaatggcacaaaaaaaaaaaaaaaaagaatgtaatttt
Encoded here:
- the cav4a gene encoding caveolin-2, with the translated sequence MMRGVGREHLNVDPEDPEEQENQEQAWKTPLETVLEEEEEEEEEEEDEDVISTQSDTRPLINERDPRQINECLKVSFEDVIAEPGSVRSGDRIWIWSHALFEVSRLWFYRVITVLLAVPVSLVAGILFGIFSCFHIWFFTPCVKITLLNLGWVQTLWSSVLDTLLQPFIQSASRCCSFISVRLRSE